A DNA window from Parabacteroides johnsonii DSM 18315 contains the following coding sequences:
- a CDS encoding DUF4133 domain-containing protein: MKGKDERYLDYPLFKGLQRPLELMGLQGRYIYWAAGAAGGAIVGFIIAYCLIGFVAGLVTLVAALSTGIALIMLKQRKGLHTKKNRHGVYIYAYSKKL, translated from the coding sequence ATGAAAGGTAAGGACGAACGCTATCTCGACTACCCGCTTTTCAAAGGTCTGCAACGACCTCTGGAACTGATGGGACTGCAAGGCAGATATATCTATTGGGCGGCGGGTGCTGCCGGCGGTGCTATCGTCGGTTTTATCATCGCCTACTGTCTGATCGGGTTCGTGGCAGGACTGGTTACGCTGGTCGCTGCCTTATCGACGGGTATTGCGCTCATCATGCTCAAACAGCGTAAGGGTCTGCATACCAAAAAGAACAGACATGGTGTGTATATCTATGCCTATTCGAAGAAGTTATGA
- a CDS encoding DUF4134 domain-containing protein: protein MFQKTKKLIRKMISAKKPQTLMLMLLCGVTTVMAQNSAGDYSAGTTALATVTEEIAKYVPIMVKLCYAIAGVVAIVGAISVYIAMNNEEQDVKKKIMMVVGACIFLIAAAQALPMFFGIGG from the coding sequence ATGTTTCAGAAGACAAAAAAACTGATTAGAAAGATGATTTCTGCGAAAAAACCGCAGACGCTGATGCTGATGCTGCTGTGCGGAGTGACAACCGTCATGGCGCAGAACTCCGCCGGTGATTATTCAGCCGGTACAACCGCTTTGGCTACCGTAACGGAGGAGATTGCCAAGTATGTCCCCATTATGGTCAAATTGTGTTACGCCATCGCGGGGGTCGTTGCCATCGTGGGCGCCATCTCGGTATATATCGCGATGAACAACGAGGAGCAGGACGTCAAGAAGAAAATTATGATGGTGGTCGGAGCCTGTATTTTCTTAATCGCTGCCGCTCAAGCCCTTCCGATGTTCTTCGGTATTGGCGGATAA
- a CDS encoding DUF4134 domain-containing protein, producing the protein MSNTKKILCTLCSIIPCSAMAKSGSVNYSWGADALATMHDFVVTNMLYVLYICYAIASLCVIVSALQIYIKWNAGDQDILKSIMTLFGACLFIIGASIVFPAFFGYRI; encoded by the coding sequence ATGTCGAATACAAAGAAAATACTGTGTACGTTATGCTCCATTATTCCCTGTTCGGCAATGGCCAAAAGCGGCAGTGTGAATTACAGTTGGGGCGCCGACGCACTGGCCACGATGCACGATTTCGTAGTTACCAATATGCTGTATGTCCTGTACATCTGCTACGCTATCGCCTCGCTCTGTGTCATCGTATCCGCGCTCCAGATTTACATCAAGTGGAATGCCGGTGATCAGGACATTCTCAAGTCCATTATGACGCTCTTCGGGGCGTGTCTTTTCATTATCGGGGCTTCTATCGTTTTCCCGGCCTTTTTCGGCTACCGCATATAA
- a CDS encoding toprim domain-containing protein produces the protein MNISEAKRIRIVDFLQSLGYAPVRVCNHQYWYLSPYREEQSASFKVNDWLNEWYDFGLSEGGGIIELVMQLYRLSTVHEALRTIESRLSVSLPVHTRMPRFDTDIEEAMKDVRVLDLNHHALLSYLHSRSIDTDIARKYCKEIHYELRKRHYFSIAFENVSGGYEIRNPYYKGCIRNKDISFIGHIAEERQKHVCVYEGFMDFLSFLTLQRKGDTVACVQVPCDHVVMNSVSNLKRALQVLEPYSYIHCYLDNDMAGQKTVETIVELHGIGAINETARYAEYKDLNDYLRGKKR, from the coding sequence ATGAATATATCAGAAGCAAAGCGAATCCGGATCGTCGATTTCCTGCAATCGCTCGGTTATGCTCCGGTCCGGGTCTGCAATCACCAGTATTGGTATTTATCTCCTTACAGAGAAGAACAGTCGGCATCTTTCAAGGTCAACGACTGGTTGAATGAATGGTACGACTTCGGTTTGTCAGAGGGCGGCGGCATCATAGAGCTTGTCATGCAACTCTACCGTTTGAGTACCGTGCATGAAGCTCTACGCACGATAGAGAGCCGGTTGAGCGTATCGCTTCCTGTCCATACCCGTATGCCTCGTTTCGACACCGACATCGAGGAAGCCATGAAAGACGTGCGGGTACTGGATTTGAACCACCACGCGCTGCTGTCGTATCTGCATTCTCGCAGCATAGATACGGACATTGCCCGGAAATACTGCAAAGAGATCCATTATGAATTGCGCAAGCGGCATTACTTCTCGATTGCCTTTGAGAATGTGTCCGGAGGGTATGAGATACGCAATCCTTATTATAAAGGTTGTATAAGGAATAAAGACATATCCTTCATCGGGCATATCGCAGAAGAAAGACAGAAGCACGTTTGCGTGTACGAGGGTTTTATGGATTTTCTGTCCTTTCTGACCTTGCAACGAAAAGGCGACACGGTTGCCTGCGTTCAAGTGCCGTGCGACCATGTTGTCATGAACTCCGTCAGCAACCTGAAAAGAGCCTTGCAGGTACTGGAACCGTATTCATATATCCATTGCTACTTGGACAACGACATGGCTGGGCAAAAGACCGTGGAGACCATCGTCGAGCTGCACGGCATCGGAGCGATCAACGAAACCGCCCGCTATGCCGAGTACAAAGACCTGAACGACTACCTGCGCGGGAAAAAGCGGTAA
- a CDS encoding AAA family ATPase produces MKTDMALPDNHRIDEEKYRSLLKYIRLSVTEKYDFPQEIVQIDGVTIATLGNFSASTGKPKSKKTFNVSAIVASALSGKEVLKYKAELPPCKNRVLYIDTEQSKCHCHKVLHRILTLAGLPTDQENDRIEFFVLREYTPDQRRDIIRWALHEEENIGLVIIDGIRDLIHDINSPSESLDIINELMRWSSYYELHIHTVLHLNKGDDNTRGHIGTELNNKAETILQISKNAENGKISEVRAMHIRDREFTPFAFEIGDDSLPHLVEDHQFKMSKRERLSSYTDMTEQQHRSALEAAFSDNDVSGYQSLLDALKKGYDSIGYCRGRNTLVNLCKFLIQHDAIQKNGRGYVYNENFHI; encoded by the coding sequence ATGAAAACAGATATGGCTTTACCCGATAATCACCGTATTGACGAAGAGAAATACCGGTCGCTATTGAAATACATCCGGTTGAGCGTTACCGAAAAGTATGACTTCCCGCAGGAGATCGTACAGATAGACGGCGTGACCATCGCAACGTTAGGCAATTTCAGTGCATCTACCGGAAAGCCCAAAAGCAAAAAGACGTTCAATGTCAGTGCCATCGTCGCGTCCGCCCTTTCGGGGAAAGAGGTATTGAAATACAAGGCAGAGCTGCCTCCCTGCAAGAACCGTGTCCTGTATATCGACACGGAACAGAGCAAATGCCATTGCCACAAAGTCCTTCACCGGATATTGACCTTGGCCGGCCTGCCGACAGACCAAGAAAACGACCGGATAGAATTTTTCGTCCTCCGCGAATATACTCCCGACCAGCGTCGGGACATTATCCGGTGGGCGCTTCACGAGGAAGAGAACATCGGGCTGGTTATCATCGACGGTATCCGCGACCTGATCCATGACATAAACAGTCCGAGCGAATCCCTCGACATCATCAATGAACTTATGAGATGGTCGAGCTATTACGAGTTGCATATCCATACGGTTCTGCATTTGAACAAAGGCGATGACAACACGAGAGGACACATCGGTACGGAGCTGAACAACAAAGCCGAGACAATCCTGCAAATATCGAAAAACGCAGAGAACGGCAAAATCAGCGAAGTCAGGGCCATGCACATAAGAGACCGGGAGTTCACCCCTTTCGCATTTGAAATCGGGGACGATTCTCTTCCGCACTTGGTAGAAGACCACCAGTTCAAAATGAGTAAAAGAGAACGGTTGTCGTCTTATACGGACATGACGGAGCAACAACATCGTTCCGCCTTGGAGGCGGCCTTCTCGGACAATGATGTTTCAGGCTACCAGTCCTTGCTCGATGCCTTAAAGAAAGGGTACGACAGTATCGGCTATTGCAGGGGGCGCAACACGCTGGTCAATCTGTGCAAGTTCCTTATCCAACACGACGCCATACAAAAAAACGGACGCGGGTACGTGTACAACGAGAATTTCCATATCTGA
- a CDS encoding helix-turn-helix domain-containing protein encodes MNRKEIDLLLSRIEGLKAFLENNSLEGFKQEVLRVEKFLQRFGSLNELLSHLARVERIAYMAKDFLSIDEVAAYLQVSKSYVYKLTSSRELTVYKPNGKNIFILRNDLNEWIKRNPCLSNEEIEKQANIMAYLLDKDNKQKQIKKGGKR; translated from the coding sequence ATGAATAGAAAAGAGATTGACTTATTGCTCTCGCGAATCGAAGGGCTTAAAGCCTTTCTCGAAAACAACTCTCTGGAAGGCTTTAAGCAAGAGGTATTGAGAGTCGAAAAGTTCCTGCAACGGTTCGGTTCTCTGAACGAATTGCTGTCCCATCTGGCAAGGGTGGAAAGAATAGCGTATATGGCAAAAGATTTTTTGAGCATAGATGAAGTAGCGGCTTATCTGCAAGTATCCAAAAGCTACGTTTACAAGCTGACCTCTTCCAGAGAGCTGACGGTGTACAAACCCAATGGCAAGAACATCTTCATTCTTCGGAATGATCTGAACGAGTGGATAAAACGTAATCCTTGCCTGTCCAACGAGGAAATCGAGAAGCAGGCGAACATCATGGCTTATCTATTGGATAAGGATAACAAACAAAAACAAATCAAGAAAGGAGGGAAACGATGA
- a CDS encoding helix-turn-helix domain-containing protein, whose amino-acid sequence MRHRKTTMGNNAFSKYMAQMEEIISMMTSEKPIERIKTLERKINEVEKIKSIEASIRQIKEQMWTVKETLTIHEASVYLGVSESYIYKLTSSKQIPHYKPNGKLVYFNRKELCKWVMRNRVQTTGTTPRTENEAL is encoded by the coding sequence ATGAGACATAGAAAGACAACAATGGGAAACAATGCGTTTTCCAAATACATGGCTCAAATGGAAGAGATTATCTCCATGATGACATCGGAGAAACCCATTGAACGTATCAAAACGTTGGAACGGAAAATCAATGAGGTGGAAAAAATCAAATCCATCGAGGCCAGTATCAGACAAATCAAGGAACAGATGTGGACTGTCAAAGAAACGCTTACGATTCATGAGGCATCGGTCTATCTGGGTGTTTCGGAGAGCTATATCTATAAGCTCACTTCATCGAAACAGATTCCCCACTACAAGCCTAACGGCAAGCTGGTCTATTTCAACCGGAAAGAGTTATGCAAATGGGTTATGAGAAATCGAGTACAAACAACCGGGACTACACCCCGCACGGAAAACGAAGCGTTATGA